AGGTCAAGATCAGGGACAGGGCGGAGCGGAGGCTGAGGAGGGCCATCAGGAGGCTCGAGTCCCTCAAGATTCTGGATGTGGGGAGCTCCATCGGCTCGCTCTCCTCCAACTCCaacgcctgctccggccaacaggCGGCGCCGGAGATGGACGGTCCGGCGAGCTCGCTGAGCACCGTCGATTCCGTGCGGTCCGGCCCTCGCGAGGACAAGGGATGGGACGGCGAGAGCGTGAAGGGCTCCTCGGCCGGTTCCTGCACTCAGGCCAACTCCTCCCAGGACGGGAGCTGGTTCTCCGTCGTGTCCGAGCAGTCCGGCTCTGGAGTCTGCAAGGAGGAGGAGAGTCGCGCGGAGGACTCTGACGACGCCGAGAAGTGCGGTTCCGGTGACAGTGCCGGTGACGTTGATCGTGATTCAGAGAGGTACGCGGCGTGCAGGTTAACAATGAGTGCCTTTTTACTGGttagtacttcctccgtcccaaaataagtgtctcgaCTCTAGTACAAAGTTATACTAGTACTAAGTTTGaaacacttattttgggatggaggaaGTATTAATTAAGAGTTGATAACAGTTGATTGGTTCATTGCTCTATGGATTATTAGGCTGTTTTGCATGCATAGGCGTTTCCAGATTACTCCTGGTTTATGCAGAGTTTTTACTTTTCTCCGACAGGAATTAGGGGGCTACGTTTCCTCTTTTTTTACATGTGTGTTTCATCATGTTGTTAATGTTAGGTTTGAAGGGAACAATATGTACTGCATGCCTCACTTAGCGGAATAATTGTGTTTAGGACAGAAAAGGAGACGGACGTATTGTCGGCGTCGTGCACATCTGTACTTCAGCATCCCTCTTTGTGTGTTCCGCACCTTTTTACCAGGATAGGAAGCCGTTGCGTAATTTGTTATGCCGCTCCATTGATTCTTACAGTAGATGCGTCTGTGCATCTCTTTTTATAGCACCCACTATGTTTTCGCGCCATCATACCGATTGTGCTGTGCCAAACTAACGGAATTTCTCTGCGGCAGCAGGAGAGAAGAGCAGCCTGGAGCGTCCAGCGGCTCGTCAAAATCCGAAGCGAGCTACCGCGACGAGGACGACGACAGGCTCGCGCTGGTGCTGGTAGACAACCCGCACTACAGCGCAGAGCCGGCCGAGACCAAGGAGAAGGAGGATGAGAAAGAAGGGAACGACGAGCTCGCCGTGGTCCTGGCGGACCCCCAGCCGAGAGCGACGAGCGACGTGCAGTCGGTCCTGCTGGCGCTGCGGCAGGTCAAGGAGCAGCTGCGCTACACCATCCAGAGGAGGTCGGAGGGGCTTGTCGCGCACCGAGAGCTATACGGCCACTGACCGAGCCTGTTCTGTTCTCAAAAGCATCTTTTGTTGTTGTTGCGATGGTCTCAAAAGCATCCCGGGAAGCGGAAGCTCAAGTGTGTTGCACTTGCACTTTCACTTGCACTGGTGTATTTATCTACAACGTTGGGAGTATATATGCTGGAATAAGGTTTTACTCTTGTGAGACGTTGTAGTGGTTGCATATATTTATATGAAAAGTGAATTCCCtgtgttgtttctttttttttcatGGTAATAGTTGTCTCATTTATATCATAAATTTTAAATTACAAGTCACGTAAGGACCGACATGATAAAACTGAAAAGATAGCAGAACATCtctgagcttgacaccaacgTCCGTCACATGCCTCCAGCACCACCACACTGAGCTCGACATCAACGCCCGTCACATGCCTCCGGCACCACCATAGCAGCTACCGAAGAAAAGATTGACGGATCACCTCCTCACCCGAGCTTGACGCGGCTTCATtgctgatatgcagctttgcggaccttCAAGGTGGCTCACCAGAAGTGAAGCCATTGGCATTGAACGAATCAGACTGGGGCAACACCTCGGACACGCCATCAAACTCCAGATCTGGCGCCCCACCACGACTAAGACGCCGATGGCGGAAACCACACCTGTCATCCATCAACCAGGAACCCAACACACGTTTCGTCTTCCAGATGTCGTCGATACTgaccacaatctgcatccgctcctgtACTATCTCCCAAGCTCCGCGTCGACGTGGAGCAGACGCCGTTGCAACGGCGCAGCCCGAGGACACGTGTCCACCACGAGGATGACGTCGTCGCCACACCATCCTTGCTTGAACAAACTGGTTTTTAAAACCATCCCCAACCATAGGACCGGTCGCCTTGTCGAAAAAGGATCTGAAGAATCTTTATTCAGCGCCGTCATCGCCGCCGTCTAAACCAAGACGATGAACAGCCTAAAAACGAAGCTACTTTAGCCTAAAACTATCCACACATGTGAATCCGGTGACCCTCCTCACCGCCGACGATCAAGGTCATCTGCGGAGGGGAGCCGCCGAAGAAACGCGGTGGAAGAAACTCGTTGGCGACGGCTAGGGTTTTCTAGTTGCCTCGCGGCATGAAAAACGACTCACGTGGCTTATCTCGTTCGGGGATGCATTTCTCCACTGGAAAGCAAAGGGATGGCTAATACACCCTGCTCACAAATATAATATGTCCTAGAGTAgtaattattatttttaattttgGATACATTTTAGTGTACTTGTTCCCGCATGTAGCCCATATTAAAATATATgtaaaacatcttatatttgtgaacaaCGGGAGTAGCAATTAACCTGGCCGTCTCCCCAGAGCTTTTCTATGGCGGGCCATTTATGCACTGGATGCGCACTT
This genomic window from Aegilops tauschii subsp. strangulata cultivar AL8/78 chromosome 4, Aet v6.0, whole genome shotgun sequence contains:
- the LOC109780230 gene encoding uncharacterized protein isoform X2, with protein sequence MSEPATQCRGNGGGGGEGGAGGMRTVECLRGRLLAERVASKAAKEEADQLAARLDELEKRLSNEVKIRDRAERRLRRAIRRLESLKILDVGSSIGSLSSNSNACSGQQAAPEMDGPASSLSTVDSVRSGPREDKGWDGESVKGSSAGSCTQANSSQDGSWFSVVSEQSGSGVCKEEESRAEDSDDAEKCGSGDSAGDVDRDSERREEQPGASSGSSKSEASYRDEDDDRLALVLVDNPHYSAEPAETKEKEDEKEGNDELAVVLADPQPRATSDVQSVLLALRQVKEQLRYTIQRRSEGLVAHRELYGH
- the LOC109780230 gene encoding uncharacterized protein isoform X3, which encodes MSEPATQCRGNGGGGGEGGAGGMRTVECLRGRLLAERVASKAAKEEADQLAARLDELEKRLSNEVKIRDRAERRLRRAIRRLESLKILDVGSSIGSLSSNSNACSGQQAAPEMDGPASSLSTVDSVRSGPREDKGWDGESVKGSSAGSCTQANSSQDGSWFSVVSEQSGSGVCKEEESRAEDSDDAEKCGSGDSAGDVDRDSERYAACRLTMSAFLLQERRAAWSVQRLVKIRSELPRRGRRQARAGAGRQPALQRRAGRDQGEGG
- the LOC109780230 gene encoding uncharacterized protein isoform X1 — protein: MSEPATQCRGNGGGGGEGGAGGMRTVECLRGRLLAERVASKAAKEEADQLAARLDELEKRLSNEVKIRDRAERRLRRAIRRLESLKILDVGSSIGSLSSNSNACSGQQAAPEMDGPASSLSTVDSVRSGPREDKGWDGESVKGSSAGSCTQANSSQDGSWFSVVSEQSGSGVCKEEESRAEDSDDAEKCGSGDSAGDVDRDSESRREEQPGASSGSSKSEASYRDEDDDRLALVLVDNPHYSAEPAETKEKEDEKEGNDELAVVLADPQPRATSDVQSVLLALRQVKEQLRYTIQRRSEGLVAHRELYGH